In a genomic window of Bicyclus anynana chromosome 5, ilBicAnyn1.1, whole genome shotgun sequence:
- the LOC112053183 gene encoding late secretory pathway protein AVL9 homolog — protein sequence MSFINDPVLNIIVVGFHHKKGCQVEHCYPELVPGRPSELPVAWRYLPALALPDGSHNYLSDTIFFSLPGLTDPAHTVYGISCFRQIPVEQVAQKTEDMTRSSVQKSVCVICRAPLFGRLAIKMELVVRAWFMQGDFSQTKLLEDAFKHLNSCPVQIEQTLEGLSVQKIVENWRHKALLLFKLLLLRRKVLIYGSPAGSLSSTLLTLVSLLPRCLEHGLSQSANVVLSRPLSPVPAIVTEDTSTDVVDANTETINATLVNGANQFEEELTPKETGNMLEEKDRVSRQSFDDSLLSDVVDRQELTAGREKCHSIGEKYKSQKSIPDAQQSPTMARDMSVDGLYNLTGQIDQAECGFPLPLFEDGYICLPYLSLQYLDLLSDPAVQGFVVGASNVLFKQKRQLFDVLVELNEMRIETADMGLRRQLAMGTEDLRFADHVVRHASTQGDAWIRDQFASYLIYLMRTSLLPEGSREIESYNSQFMSAFKSTPAYEKWLKSTNNAEIESFMNLLPMHPFCGQLSVADMKLKFAHTMSTTEGGRKVTAAVASTGRAVASTSRAVGGALSHARGALSGWWSALTTPASAPSTASENSLDDKLDVSDAADPSDAEDAVENLHDDNRTPDPDADPPDKVIDDQSSRVSKITVI from the exons ATGTCGTTTATAAACGATccagtattaaatataatagtgGTGGGATTCCACCATAAGAAAGGTTGCCAG GTTGAACACTGTTATCCTGAATTAGTTCCTGGTCGTCCTTCAGAGCTTCCTGTGGCTTGGCGATATCTGCCAGCTCTGGCATTGCCGGATGGCTCTCACAACTATCTCTCTGACACAATATTTTTCAGTTTGCCGGGATTAACTGACCCGGCCCACACTGTGTATGGTATATCATGTTTTCGCCAAATCCCTGTCGag caAGTAGCTCAAAAAACAGAAGATATGACAAGAAGCTCAGTTCAGAAAAGTGTTTGTGTAATATGCCGAGCCCCCCTCTTTGGTCGTCTTGCCATCAAAATGGAGTTAGTTGTGCGGGCATGGTTCATGCAGGGAGATTTTTCACAAACTAAGCTACTAGAAGATGCTTTCAAACATTTAAACAGTTGTCCAGTCCAAATTGAACAAACCTTGGAAG gaTTGTCTGTACAAAAGATAGTAGAAAACTGGCGACATAAAGCATTATTGCTGTTTAAATTGTTACTGCTGCGCAGGAAAGTTCTGATATACGGATCACCTGCAGGATCCCTGTCCTCAACTTTGTTAACACTTGTGTCACTATTGCCCCGCTGTTTGGAACATGGATTGTCACAGTCTGCTAATGTGGT gtTATCAAGGCCACTTTCTCCAGTGCCAGCAATAGTGACAGAAGACACAAGCACAGATGTTGTTGATGCAAACACAGAAACAATTAACGCTACACTTGTAAATGGTGCAAATCAATTTGAGGAGGAACTAACACCAAAAGAAACTGGTAACATGTTAGAGGAAAAAGATAGAGTGAGCAGACAGAGTTTCGATGACTCCCTGTTATCTGATGTTGTCGACAGACAGGAGTTGACGGCTGGGAGAGAGAAATGCCATAGCATTGGTGAGAAATATAAATCACAGAAATCTATACCAGATGCACAGCAGAGTCCCACAATGGCACGGGACATGAGCGTCGATGGATTGTACAACCTTACAGGGCAGATTGATCAAGCAGAGTGCGGCTTCCCTTTACCTCTGTTCGAAGATGGTTACATCTGTTTACCTTATCTGTCCCTGCAGTATTTGGACTTGTTATCAGATCCTGCGGTTCAAGGATTTGTTGTTGGCGCTTCTAATGTGCTTTTTAAGCAGAAGAGACAGCTTTTCGATGTACTGGTGGAGCTTAATGAGATGAGGATAGAGACAGCGGACATGGGTCTCCGAAGGCAGCTAGCCATGGGCACGGAGGACCTCAGGTTTGCTGATCACGTGGTGCGACACGCTTCCACACAGGGCGACGCGTGGATACGCGATCAGTTTGCTAGCTACCTGATTTATTTGATGAGAACATCATTGTTGCCAG AGGGCAGCAGAGAAATTGAATCCTACAACTCTCAGTTTATGAGTGCTTTTAAATCAACCCCTGCTTACGAGAAGTGGTTGAAGTCTACCAACAATGCTGAAATAGAATCCTTCATGAACCTGCTACCTATGCATCCCTTCTGTGGACAGCTGTCAGTAGCTGATATGAAACTGAAGTTTGCCCA TACAATGTCGACCACGGAAGGTGGGCGCAAGGTGACCGCGGCGGTTGCGAGCACGGGGCGTGCTGTCGCGAGCACGTCGCGCGCCGTGGGCGGGGCGCTGTCGCACGCCCGCGGGGCGCTGTCGGGCTGGTGGAGCGCGCTGACCACGCCCGCCTCCGCGCCCTCCACCGCCTCGGAGAACTCCCTCGACGACAAGCTCGACGTGTCTGACGCGGCCGACCCCTCCGACGCGGAGGACGCCGTCGAGAACCTCCACGACGACAACAGGACCCCCGACCCCGACGCGGACCCCCCGGACAAGGTCATCGACGACCAAAGTAGCCGCGTCAGCAAAATAACAGTCATTTGA